In Bacteroidota bacterium, the sequence ACATCGTCGAAATGTTGGCGACCCGAAATCAATTCAAACCGCGAAGGGCGCAAAGTATCTAAACTGACATTCAGATTAGTAAGTCCAGCTTGTTTTAATTGATGAGTAAAAGATTTTAGCAAAACTCCGTTCGTAGTCATACCGAGAGTTTTAATTCCTGAAGTGCTTGCTAATCTTTGTATAAGTTTTGGTAAATCTTTTCTAACAAGCGGTTCACCACCGGTAAGGCGAATTTTACTCACACCCATAGCGGCAAATATTTTTGCAACCCTCTCGATTTCATCGAACGCGAGGATTTCAGTCCGCTCTCTCAGTTCAATGCCGGAAGGTGGCCTGCAGTAGTGGCACCGAAGATTGCACCTATCCGTAACAGATATACGGAGATAGCTATGCTGCCGATTAAAAGAATCTATTAGTTGAGACATTAGTTAGAAAAAGATTTTAGATTACAGATTACAGATTACAGATTACAGTTCACCATTCGATATTCAATATTCAATATTCGTCCGTCATCTGACGTATTCATTATTCATTCGACATAAAAAAACCCCATCGCTTATGGAAAGGACGGGGAATAATATTGATACATTTAATCATTGAGTCATTCGTTCAATGTTTCAATGAAACAATGGCACAATCATTTATCTCTCCTTTCCAAATTCGGGAGGCACTTACCTTTCGGTCAACACCCGTCCCGTCTCGAAAAATATTTTCAGGACGGGAAGTCATAAACGACTTACTGGTCTCACCACCATATCTAAAGATTTAGGCGGTGAGACTCGGAGTAAAATTTAAAGAACTTATTAAATATAATACTTTCTATTTTACTTAACAACCTTCTTTTTTCTTCTTACCGCTTTTTGCAGGCATTGCAGGCGGAGGTTTTATACTAGCCGATGGAGTTGTAGCAATAGCAGTTTCATCCGTAGTCTTGTTGCCAAACATTGACCCCGATGCTTCAGTTTGCCCTTCGGTAATTCCTAAAACTTCTTTCTGCCAACCGCTCCAACCACCTTTTAGCATATAAACACTCTTGTAGTTTTTAGATTTCAGAAGCATCCAGGCTTGGGCAGTTTCTAATTCTGAGTTCGAGTAAAGAAGTATTTTTTCGTTTCTCTTCAAGTCGCTTTTATTAATTTGAGCAACAGGAATATTATCAGAACCTTCTATATTGCCCGAAGTAAACTCGCTTTCATTCCGTAAGTCAATCATCCGGAAAGTATTACTCCCTTCGATTATATTTTTTGCAATGTCAGTCGGTTTGACAATGTTAGATTGTTTTGCAAAATCTATAGCCAACTGATTAGTATCTACTCTGCCTGCTGAGCTTTCTTGAGGTGAACCAGCAAGTATCCCAATTAATCCCAAGACAATAGCTATTGCGGCAAGTTTTTTATTTAACGATAATTTTCCAAACATAATTACTTTTCCTTCTTTAATGCTAATTTCTTTTCGACATATTCAGCTAATGTAAATGCACCGACTGCCATCAACACAACTAATAATACAACCAAACCATAACTCAGGTGCAGAACATCTGGGAGTAAAACTCGACCCATAGCAGATAACTCCATTAACGGCTCGAATAATAAATTGAGTTCACCAAAAACGAATATTCCAAAAACAACACCTAATAAAAACACCATCGCATCTTTTTTACCTGTAGCACAAGCTACGACGGAAGTACCGGGGCAATAACCACCGATTACAAAACCGACACCTAAAATCAATCCACCAACTATCTGAGAAACGAGGTATGTTTGATTGACTGTTACTAAAGTTAGGTCGAGAATTCCGAGCCAACCGAAATAAAGTAAGCCAACCATAGCGGTAACGATTGCAGTGAACATTACTTTTAGAACAGTCATATCATAAAAATAAAATTGAGCTGCAAGTTTTGTTGAGCTACCGAAACCGGCTCGTTCCAAGAAAAACCCGAAACCGATTCCAATCAATACAGCGACTATCAAACTGAATTCGTCGCCGAAGTATCCGAATTTAAATAATGGTGTTATCATCTCCATTGTCTCCTCATAAAATATGCAAACATATATCCGCCGGCAAAAACCATCATCATAAAAACCCAACTACCGAACGCAAGCGATGCGCCGCCGGTTAATGCCTGACCGCTTGTGCATCCGCGTGCAATCTTTGCACCGATGCCCATTAATCCACCTCCGATAAAGGCGAACAGATATCGTTTACCGTTGCTTATATTTGGTCCTTTATCAGTTTTCAATTTTATTCTGCCCGCTAATAATCCCGAAATAAATCCACCAATAACCACACCGATGATTTCAAACAACAGCCAATCTTTAAGCGTTTCGCCAAGTGTAGAACCTAAATATTCTGAAAAATATGCATTCGATTTTGCATGCTCTGGCGCTATTATATTTGTCCCGGCAGCAATTAATGTCGAGAATGCACCCGACGCACCGAGTCCGCGCCCCATTACTACGAATGATGCCAGTAAAACCAAACCGAGTCCGATTCCCGCTAAATAGGGATTCATATACTTGGTTGGTTTATCGTTAATAAAATTTTGATCCATTGTTAATTTTTCTCCTTAATAAATTTTCAATACCATGAACTATATTGACCTGCATTCACAATAACAAATCTTAAAATCAAACCGCCAATCATTACAAATATTGGAGCAAGGGGTGTGTGTTTCACTTTGTGGCTAACTGCTAACGATTGAATAATAAGAGGAATAACAATTCCCATCAACACAACAAATATCCAAAATACGGCGGTGTACGGACCTCCTAAAAATAATGTTATTGCATCTTGATGAATTTTTACAGAGGTTACCATTCCGATTACAAAAAGTATGATTATAAAAAGCTCAGTGATTAGAAAAGCATTGTCGGCTTTGGCGAGTAGTTCTCTCTCGTACACAGATTTTGAAATCATATGAACGAGTGCCGCAGCAACCGACAATCCGGAAACTAAAAACAGCAAAGCTAAAATTGGTGAATTCCAAAGAGGACGGGCTTGGAATGTGCTCAATAAAACACCTGTATAAATTCCTAAACTTGCACCAAGAATCATATTGAATACGCCTACGCTTTTTACTAATTTCCGATTCGATTTTAGTTGAGCCGATATTTTTTCGATTTTGGGGAATAGTTTAGAAATAATCTTAGGAAGTTTTAACAAAACACTTAATGCAAGCACGGGATAAACTAAAATCAAAATCCACGAACCCCAAGACATCGGCGAGGTGATGATAAAAGTTGTGTAGAATCTGAAGACGTGGAGTTTGTATTCGAGGTCTAAAAATAAAGCGAACATTCCAAGCGAGAGAACGATTATACTTAAAAATGGAAGTATCGAACAAACGCAATCCACCTCTTTTTCTCTCCCTTTAAAGAAGAAGAAACCTAAAATAATCATCATACCGGCAACCATACCGCCTGCAAAAAGATAGACTGAAATTTCCCATCCCCAAATATGCAGTGAAGGGTCAATAAGATGATTCATACGTGT encodes:
- a CDS encoding rhodanese-like domain-containing protein, producing MFGKLSLNKKLAAIAIVLGLIGILAGSPQESSAGRVDTNQLAIDFAKQSNIVKPTDIAKNIIEGSNTFRMIDLRNESEFTSGNIEGSDNIPVAQINKSDLKRNEKILLYSNSELETAQAWMLLKSKNYKSVYMLKGGWSGWQKEVLGITEGQTEASGSMFGNKTTDETAIATTPSASIKPPPAMPAKSGKKKKEGC
- a CDS encoding YeeE/YedE thiosulfate transporter family protein, which translates into the protein MITPLFKFGYFGDEFSLIVAVLIGIGFGFFLERAGFGSSTKLAAQFYFYDMTVLKVMFTAIVTAMVGLLYFGWLGILDLTLVTVNQTYLVSQIVGGLILGVGFVIGGYCPGTSVVACATGKKDAMVFLLGVVFGIFVFGELNLLFEPLMELSAMGRVLLPDVLHLSYGLVVLLVVLMAVGAFTLAEYVEKKLALKKEK
- a CDS encoding YeeE/YedE thiosulfate transporter family protein; this encodes MDQNFINDKPTKYMNPYLAGIGLGLVLLASFVVMGRGLGASGAFSTLIAAGTNIIAPEHAKSNAYFSEYLGSTLGETLKDWLLFEIIGVVIGGFISGLLAGRIKLKTDKGPNISNGKRYLFAFIGGGLMGIGAKIARGCTSGQALTGGASLAFGSWVFMMMVFAGGYMFAYFMRRQWR
- the nrfD gene encoding polysulfide reductase NrfD, yielding MIEITNTRMNHLIDPSLHIWGWEISVYLFAGGMVAGMMIILGFFFFKGREKEVDCVCSILPFLSIIVLSLGMFALFLDLEYKLHVFRFYTTFIITSPMSWGSWILILVYPVLALSVLLKLPKIISKLFPKIEKISAQLKSNRKLVKSVGVFNMILGASLGIYTGVLLSTFQARPLWNSPILALLFLVSGLSVAAALVHMISKSVYERELLAKADNAFLITELFIIILFVIGMVTSVKIHQDAITLFLGGPYTAVFWIFVVLMGIVIPLIIQSLAVSHKVKHTPLAPIFVMIGGLILRFVIVNAGQYSSWY